In Abditibacteriaceae bacterium, one DNA window encodes the following:
- a CDS encoding discoidin domain-containing protein encodes MLILTVNIRIGTAIHIILIRTDIPNINTRRNKRSNKPMRNTMKFDRTLGAIALTAMLSSATAHAQDTSTTRVFPTDLTNIAAAQNGGRVLASSSSLDNKAEFGAANLIDGQVFNPTSKTGTAGWISNRFDPVNMDTVTFGFRDNELRNIGKIVLTPATSATPERWAKDVEVQVSTESAEGPYTAVQQLTLKRSPEPQEFIILPTKARFVRLMFRSNWGSDRAVALGEVEMYEAINTADSMGSVIARLEGAIKDLNSFNASQREIGGMARSASTPMPQNPLRQTSTRIAQAEGKPAASAGGNIAAAANGGRIVDVTSTFNEDKTYSANNLIDGRNFSLADNRGSAGWASQGFAPGRQWVTIGFRDDRTRLISRVTVNPVSSQSSLRWASRIEIQVTTGSPTEGPWRTVESINIRGEAANQDFDIRPTEAKYVRFVFAANGPGNPSPLGDPNVSSDRSVALGEIEIYEPVAATNDLSPLIGRFNQVLIDLKRLRGQNPALNTTTFSAPTGRVQTVSQARVKQNTAPRKVAKTKK; translated from the coding sequence ATGCTCATTCTCACGGTGAACATTCGCATTGGCACAGCCATTCACATCATACTCATTCGCACGGACATTCCGAACATCAACACGCGGCGCAACAAGCGCAGCAATAAACCTATGAGGAACACGATGAAATTCGACCGTACTTTAGGAGCTATCGCCCTGACCGCGATGCTTTCTAGCGCAACTGCGCATGCCCAGGACACATCAACGACGCGCGTTTTTCCCACCGACTTGACCAACATTGCAGCCGCCCAGAACGGCGGACGCGTCCTCGCTTCGTCCTCGTCGCTGGACAACAAAGCGGAATTTGGCGCGGCGAATCTCATCGACGGCCAGGTTTTCAACCCGACGAGCAAAACGGGCACAGCAGGCTGGATTTCCAACCGTTTCGATCCCGTTAACATGGACACGGTGACCTTCGGTTTCCGTGACAACGAATTGCGCAACATCGGCAAAATCGTGCTGACACCGGCGACATCGGCCACGCCCGAACGCTGGGCGAAAGATGTCGAAGTGCAAGTTTCGACCGAATCGGCAGAAGGCCCGTACACCGCAGTTCAGCAGCTCACACTCAAGCGCTCGCCCGAACCGCAAGAGTTTATTATTTTGCCAACCAAAGCGCGCTTTGTTCGCCTAATGTTCCGCTCCAACTGGGGCAGCGACCGCGCGGTCGCGCTGGGCGAAGTCGAGATGTACGAAGCCATCAACACCGCCGACAGCATGGGTAGCGTCATCGCCCGTTTGGAAGGCGCGATTAAAGACCTCAACTCTTTTAACGCCTCGCAGCGTGAGATCGGCGGCATGGCGCGCAGCGCCTCAACGCCCATGCCGCAGAATCCGTTGCGCCAGACTTCCACTCGTATAGCTCAAGCCGAAGGCAAACCGGCAGCATCGGCAGGAGGCAACATCGCGGCAGCGGCTAATGGCGGTCGCATCGTCGATGTCACCAGCACCTTCAACGAGGACAAGACTTACAGCGCCAATAACCTCATCGATGGACGCAACTTTTCGCTTGCCGATAATCGGGGTTCGGCAGGTTGGGCCTCGCAAGGTTTCGCGCCCGGTCGCCAGTGGGTCACAATTGGTTTCCGCGATGACCGCACGCGTCTGATTTCGCGCGTCACTGTAAACCCCGTTTCGAGCCAGAGCAGCCTGCGCTGGGCGTCGCGCATTGAAATTCAAGTGACAACAGGCTCGCCGACCGAAGGCCCGTGGCGCACCGTCGAATCGATCAACATTCGCGGCGAAGCAGCCAACCAAGACTTCGATATTCGCCCGACCGAAGCGAAATACGTGCGCTTCGTGTTTGCTGCGAACGGGCCGGGCAATCCGTCGCCACTGGGCGATCCGAACGTCAGTTCCGACCGTTCGGTCGCGCTCGGTGAAATCGAGATTTACGAACCCGTCGCTGCGACCAACGATCTATCGCCGCTCATCGGCCGCTTCAATCAGGTTCTCATCGACCTCAAGCGTTTGCGTGGGCAGAATCCGGCGCTGAACACGACGACATTCTCGGCTCCGACCGGACGCGTCCAGACCGTTTCGCAAGCCCGCGTCAAGCAGAATACCGCACCGCGCAAAGTCGCCAAAACCAAGAAATAA
- the larC gene encoding nickel pincer cofactor biosynthesis protein LarC, which translates to MKIAYFDCFSGIAGDMLLGAFLDCGVPLDALKKGLASLPVSGWDIEATPVLQSGIHGIKVRVTLDGKDDSEHSHADYHHDHNHSHHDHTHDGHDHSHDAHAHSHGDHSHHHEPAHEHSHAHEHGRSMAEIRAVIEASELSPRVKATALDIFGRIAVVEAEMHHSTPEEIHFHEIGGVDSLIDICGAAWCLEYLGVDAVHCSALPYSTGFVNCAHGRMPVPAPATMKLLRGAPMFPTGLTGEMITPTGAGIIASLAKTFGDPPAFIPREVGFGAGTKTWPDRPNLLRVSIGEATGPVEIDRTLKQETLVLLETNVDDMNPELWDFVIERVFAAGALDAWLTPIQMKKNRAAHTFSALCEENTRAAVLESILRETTTLGVRESRVTRRSLPRTVETAETPWGEVRIKVARWPEGNIERGAPEYDDVARVARAHSVAASEVYNAARHAWHSQKSTETKLVEPPSNAPVDAHSHGEHSHWHSHSHHTHSHGHSEHQHAAQQAQQ; encoded by the coding sequence ATGAAAATCGCGTATTTCGATTGTTTCTCTGGCATCGCCGGCGATATGTTGCTCGGTGCGTTCCTCGACTGCGGCGTGCCTCTGGACGCCCTCAAGAAAGGCTTGGCATCGCTTCCGGTTTCCGGTTGGGACATCGAAGCGACGCCGGTTCTTCAAAGCGGGATTCACGGCATCAAAGTGCGCGTCACGCTCGACGGCAAAGACGACAGCGAACACTCGCACGCCGATTATCATCACGATCACAATCATTCTCATCACGACCACACGCATGATGGACATGACCATTCACACGATGCTCACGCTCATTCGCATGGCGATCATTCGCATCATCACGAACCGGCACACGAACATTCGCACGCTCACGAACACGGGCGTTCGATGGCGGAAATTCGCGCCGTCATCGAAGCCAGCGAACTTTCGCCGCGCGTGAAAGCAACGGCACTCGATATTTTCGGGCGCATCGCGGTCGTCGAAGCCGAGATGCACCATTCGACGCCGGAAGAAATTCATTTTCACGAAATCGGCGGCGTCGATTCGCTTATTGATATTTGCGGCGCGGCGTGGTGCCTGGAATATCTCGGCGTCGATGCCGTTCATTGTTCGGCATTGCCCTACTCGACAGGTTTCGTGAATTGCGCGCATGGTCGGATGCCGGTTCCCGCGCCCGCAACAATGAAATTGCTGCGCGGCGCACCGATGTTTCCCACGGGCCTCACAGGCGAAATGATTACGCCCACCGGAGCGGGAATTATCGCGTCTCTCGCCAAAACCTTTGGTGACCCACCTGCTTTTATTCCGCGCGAAGTCGGCTTTGGCGCGGGCACAAAAACCTGGCCCGACCGACCGAATCTCTTACGAGTTTCTATTGGCGAAGCAACAGGTCCAGTCGAAATCGACCGTACTCTCAAACAGGAAACCCTTGTTCTTCTGGAAACCAACGTCGATGATATGAACCCCGAATTGTGGGATTTCGTTATCGAACGGGTGTTTGCAGCAGGCGCACTTGATGCGTGGCTCACGCCGATTCAGATGAAGAAGAATCGCGCGGCGCACACGTTTTCCGCGCTCTGCGAAGAAAATACGCGCGCGGCAGTTTTGGAAAGCATTCTGCGCGAAACGACGACACTTGGCGTGCGCGAATCGCGTGTGACACGCCGCAGTTTGCCGCGCACAGTGGAAACCGCCGAAACGCCATGGGGCGAAGTCCGCATCAAAGTCGCGCGCTGGCCCGAAGGCAATATCGAGCGCGGCGCGCCTGAATACGATGATGTCGCGCGTGTGGCGCGCGCGCATTCCGTCGCGGCGAGCGAGGTTTACAACGCGGCCCGTCACGCATGGCATTCCCAAAAGAGCACCGAAACAAAACTGGTCGAACCGCCGTCGAACGCGCCCGTTGATGCTCATTCTCACGGTGAACATTCGCATTGGCACAGCCATTCACATCATACTCATTCGCACGGACATTCCGAACATCAACACGCGGCGCAACAAGCGCAGCAATAA
- the larB gene encoding nickel pincer cofactor biosynthesis protein LarB yields the protein MNAETLRALLRSIEQGDVSPDTAFERLRGWPAEDLGFARLDHQRGARVGFPEVIFADGKTAPHMREIAARLHAAGATVLATRANIQQFEAVREALPQAQWHESARIIRVWPAGQAEASIHFKGTAGVICAGTTDLPVADEAAITLETMGVNVLRVTDVGVAGLHRVLAAMEELRACDVLVCVAGMEGALPSVVAGLVDAPVIAVPTSVGYGAAFGGLAALLGMLNSCAKGIAVVNIDNGFGAAAFAAAVLRKSTVDNDRTSL from the coding sequence GTGAACGCCGAAACCTTGCGCGCATTGCTCCGTTCTATCGAACAGGGCGACGTTTCTCCCGATACTGCCTTCGAGCGGCTGCGTGGCTGGCCCGCCGAAGATTTGGGCTTCGCACGCCTCGACCATCAACGCGGCGCACGCGTCGGCTTTCCTGAAGTCATCTTTGCCGATGGCAAAACCGCGCCGCACATGCGTGAAATTGCCGCGCGCCTTCACGCCGCCGGTGCCACCGTTCTCGCCACTCGCGCGAATATTCAGCAATTTGAAGCGGTGCGCGAAGCTCTTCCGCAGGCGCAATGGCACGAAAGCGCGCGCATTATTCGCGTCTGGCCCGCCGGACAAGCCGAAGCCAGCATCCATTTCAAAGGCACAGCAGGCGTGATTTGCGCTGGAACCACCGATCTGCCGGTCGCCGATGAAGCAGCGATAACACTCGAAACGATGGGCGTGAACGTGCTGCGCGTGACGGATGTCGGCGTGGCCGGTTTGCATCGCGTGTTGGCGGCGATGGAAGAGTTGCGCGCGTGCGATGTTCTGGTTTGCGTTGCGGGAATGGAAGGCGCGCTGCCTTCGGTTGTCGCGGGCCTTGTCGATGCGCCCGTTATCGCGGTTCCAACAAGTGTTGGTTACGGCGCGGCCTTTGGCGGATTGGCCGCGTTGCTCGGAATGCTCAACTCGTGCGCCAAGGGAATCGCGGTTGTGAATATCGACAACGGCTTCGGCGCTGCGGCCTTTGCGGCAGCAGTATTAAGAAAAAGTACGGTCGATAATGACCGCACATCATTATGA
- the secG gene encoding preprotein translocase subunit SecG produces MHIRMLNTLITIIQIVTALALVALLAIQTDKAEQSGGVMGLGAAGGRSSGGVELAVGPERILKPLTTWIAVGFLFSSLLNAIPKDNKGLSPVTFLVVVALYLFVMLVGGKIWKAFTRVFGS; encoded by the coding sequence GTGCACATCCGAATGTTAAATACGCTGATAACCATTATCCAAATCGTGACGGCTCTGGCCCTCGTTGCTCTGCTTGCGATTCAAACCGACAAAGCCGAGCAAAGCGGTGGCGTTATGGGTTTGGGTGCGGCTGGCGGGCGCAGCTCCGGCGGTGTCGAACTCGCCGTTGGACCAGAACGTATTCTGAAGCCGCTCACAACGTGGATTGCCGTTGGCTTTCTGTTTTCGTCGCTCCTCAACGCGATTCCGAAAGACAATAAGGGCCTTTCTCCGGTGACATTTCTGGTTGTTGTCGCGCTGTATTTGTTCGTGATGCTGGTCGGCGGTAAAATCTGGAAAGCGTTTACGCGCGTTTTCGGTTCGTAA
- a CDS encoding DUF1559 domain-containing protein codes for MYSSQKKSGFTLIELLIVIAIIAILASILFPVFGRARENARRSSCSSNLKQIGLGVQQYTQDYDERYPMKNQATDVRWNQAIQPYVKATQLFACPSNPLNKTNNANANGSYPAIPTSYAPNSRFIDADYGHSLAEANEPTIKILVGEIAQETWHDFGSSWWDNATTFSDALTGSGFAGHLGTSNYLFADGHVKALKPTATMTPINMYGAFGGGCCNSINYTVNDNTPVALPLSSLGAAQAKWQ; via the coding sequence ATGTATTCGAGTCAAAAGAAATCCGGCTTTACCCTAATCGAACTTTTAATTGTTATCGCAATTATTGCAATTCTTGCATCGATTCTGTTTCCTGTTTTTGGCCGAGCGAGGGAAAACGCGCGGCGCTCTTCGTGCTCCAGCAATTTGAAACAGATCGGGTTAGGTGTCCAGCAGTACACTCAGGATTACGATGAGCGATACCCGATGAAGAACCAGGCAACCGATGTCAGGTGGAACCAAGCGATTCAGCCGTATGTGAAAGCCACGCAGCTTTTTGCTTGCCCTTCAAATCCGCTCAACAAGACAAACAACGCCAACGCAAATGGTAGCTATCCGGCTATTCCCACATCTTATGCTCCTAATTCTCGTTTCATTGACGCAGATTACGGGCATAGCCTGGCCGAAGCCAATGAGCCAACGATTAAAATTCTTGTAGGTGAGATTGCCCAAGAAACTTGGCATGACTTCGGATCGAGTTGGTGGGACAACGCCACTACATTCTCTGATGCACTTACAGGCAGTGGCTTTGCCGGTCATTTGGGCACGTCGAACTACTTGTTCGCTGACGGTCATGTTAAAGCCTTGAAACCAACAGCCACAATGACGCCCATCAATATGTACGGCGCTTTTGGTGGTGGCTGTTGTAATTCAATCAACTACACGGTCAACGACAATACTCCCGTTGCCCTTCCTTTATCTTCTCTTGGAGCGGCCCAAGCCAAATGGCAATAG
- a CDS encoding DNA-3-methyladenine glycosylase: MNIPAAEAHLKQCDPVLGRAIDALELTARGHEPDAWCALVSSICGQQISVHAARAVRGRVAALEPDRDFPSPHFVLNADDETLRGAGLSRAKVLAVRDLAAHLEDGRLQPAKFETMNDEDIIAALIPVRGIGRWTAEMFLIFSLQREDVLAVDDLGLRNAMKRLYDLPDLSPAEMRRIAEPWRPYRSVASWYLWQWLDNAPKIAAGL, encoded by the coding sequence ATGAATATTCCTGCCGCCGAAGCTCACTTGAAACAATGCGACCCTGTTCTGGGCCGCGCCATCGACGCGCTGGAATTAACGGCGCGCGGTCACGAACCTGACGCATGGTGCGCGCTTGTTTCGAGTATTTGCGGGCAGCAGATTTCGGTTCACGCCGCGCGTGCGGTGCGCGGCCGCGTCGCTGCGCTGGAACCAGACCGCGATTTTCCTTCGCCACATTTCGTTCTAAACGCCGACGATGAAACCTTGCGCGGCGCCGGACTTTCGCGCGCGAAAGTTCTGGCAGTGCGCGACCTCGCGGCGCATTTGGAAGATGGCCGTTTGCAGCCCGCAAAATTTGAAACGATGAATGACGAGGATATTATCGCCGCGCTTATTCCGGTGCGCGGCATCGGGCGGTGGACAGCCGAAATGTTTCTCATCTTCTCGCTGCAACGCGAAGACGTTCTGGCTGTTGACGATTTAGGTTTGCGCAACGCGATGAAGCGGCTTTACGATTTGCCCGACCTCTCGCCAGCAGAAATGCGCCGCATCGCCGAACCATGGCGACCGTATCGCAGCGTGGCGTCGTGGTATTTGTGGCAATGGCTCGATAACGCACCGAAAATCGCGGCGGGGTTATAA
- a CDS encoding DUF1559 domain-containing protein, whose translation MHKRGFTLIELLVVVAILGILAAILFPVFARARENGRRAACASNLKQIGLGMLQYSQDYDEVMIADWYGTNGNGDSTPLTAPEVHYKWMDAAYPYIKSEQVFVCPSDTSDTTVIPRHNAKYIYYGNLTTASNENYGSYIINHGYGANIAGRTPAVSHPHPTINDQVKQSEAVRPAETVWVVEGKGSFSININGSFIIDNKNPRSLENGLERHLQTINTLYVDGHVKAVKLERLNETNTDGVYKHFTMEED comes from the coding sequence ATGCACAAACGTGGCTTTACTCTCATCGAACTTTTGGTCGTCGTGGCGATTCTAGGAATCCTCGCGGCGATTTTGTTTCCGGTTTTCGCCCGCGCCCGCGAAAACGGACGTCGTGCCGCGTGTGCCAGCAACCTCAAGCAAATCGGTCTGGGAATGCTGCAATATTCCCAGGATTACGACGAAGTAATGATCGCCGATTGGTACGGCACTAACGGAAATGGTGACAGCACCCCATTGACTGCTCCCGAAGTACATTACAAATGGATGGATGCCGCTTATCCCTACATCAAAAGCGAGCAGGTTTTCGTGTGTCCGTCTGATACTTCTGATACCACGGTTATCCCTAGACACAACGCAAAGTACATTTATTACGGCAATCTAACGACGGCTTCCAACGAAAATTACGGCTCTTACATCATCAATCATGGCTACGGTGCAAATATCGCCGGTAGAACTCCGGCTGTTTCCCATCCCCATCCGACAATCAACGACCAGGTAAAGCAGTCGGAAGCGGTTCGGCCTGCGGAGACGGTTTGGGTTGTAGAAGGCAAAGGAAGTTTTTCCATTAACATTAATGGTTCATTCATAATTGACAACAAAAACCCACGTTCATTGGAGAATGGGCTAGAGCGTCACCTTCAAACGATCAATACGCTCTACGTCGATGGCCATGTCAAAGCGGTTAAGTTAGAGCGACTTAACGAAACAAACACCGATGGCGTTTATAAACACTTCACCATGGAAGAAGATTAA
- a CDS encoding type II secretion system protein, which produces MQWSVYGAPSVAHAARIKMHKRGFTLIELLVVISVISVLAAILFPVFARARENGRRAACQSNLRQIGMGLLQYSQDYDEHMIADWYGRDATTGKGETEPRSTPGGNYKWMDAAYSYIKNEQVFVCPSDSADTRHNAKYIYYGNLAANSDKDYGSYIINHGYGPNVAGRTPAVSHMIPASPDIVKQSQAVQPAETVWVVDGGENFYLDIKNSPSILAASPRTLDNAKEPHLETMNILFIDGHVKAKKLDYLLETGTNGVVYKHFTMEDD; this is translated from the coding sequence ATGCAATGGAGCGTTTACGGCGCGCCAAGCGTCGCGCACGCGGCGAGGATTAAGATGCACAAACGCGGTTTTACTCTTATCGAACTTCTGGTCGTGATTTCGGTTATTTCTGTTCTTGCGGCGATTTTGTTTCCTGTGTTTGCGCGCGCAAGAGAAAACGGTCGCCGCGCTGCATGCCAGAGTAATCTCCGTCAAATCGGGATGGGGCTTTTGCAGTATTCGCAAGACTACGACGAACACATGATCGCCGATTGGTATGGCCGCGACGCCACCACGGGCAAGGGCGAAACCGAGCCGCGTTCCACGCCCGGTGGAAACTACAAATGGATGGACGCAGCGTATTCCTACATCAAAAACGAGCAGGTTTTCGTGTGTCCGTCGGATTCCGCCGACACCCGTCACAACGCGAAATACATTTACTACGGAAACTTAGCCGCCAATTCAGATAAAGATTATGGCTCTTACATCATCAATCATGGTTACGGCCCCAACGTCGCCGGTCGGACACCGGCGGTTTCTCACATGATTCCGGCGAGTCCCGATATTGTGAAGCAATCGCAAGCGGTGCAACCTGCGGAAACCGTGTGGGTCGTAGATGGCGGAGAAAATTTCTATCTGGACATCAAGAATTCGCCCTCTATTCTTGCGGCAAGCCCGCGCACTTTGGACAATGCGAAAGAGCCTCATCTCGAAACGATGAATATTCTTTTCATCGACGGGCACGTCAAAGCGAAGAAACTCGATTATCTGCTGGAAACTGGAACGAACGGAGTGGTGTACAAACACTTCACGATGGAAGACGATTAA
- a CDS encoding glutamine amidotransferase, which yields MNFGLSFTNPWALLLFVPFAAFFVWTARQTLADLSSLRAKASLGLRLFIAALLVLALAGAQQVRFNRDLAVMFVLDNSDSLSPDAKTRAQNFIAQSVKGSKGGDRWGTVVFGREAQIERAPSAGKEIEPVKSVVAGEFTDIAAAMRLASASLPDGFRKRLVVLTDGNENLGDALAEAQTAGNAEIAVDVVPISSIERSETLIEKLTVPGEAKIGEPVEIRVLARSTSDTSGTVKLFRDGKFLGTKKVQLTRGKNVFVFPQSVEESGSATFEAQLETPRGTDTQSENNRGLGFVSVAGRPRVLLVDNDPAQGRFLISALQREKVNVEARGAGGLPQNLREMQPYDAIILNNVAAWEMSAEQMLALQSYVRDFGCGLVMVGGENSFGPGGYRSTPVEASLPVTMDIRNRQYIPGGAVALVMHSLEFPQGNDWAKSVCSEVTRQLGDEDYSGLIVYGFAPTWVYPMLKTGNHRNEMLAKIRGINPGDMPDFDAALRLGYSGLIKTPAYLKHIIILSDGDPSPPAPALTNQLNAARITVSTVVINPHDNSGNVNMYNIAKAHGGRFYRVTNPKQIPKIFLKEAATVQRSAIIEGAFTPRVQSNSTVLKGIDGLPQLLGYVGTSPRPPSQGARVILSSADGDPILATRQYGLGKSVAFTSDARQRWAAPWLPWSGYSKFWAQTVRWSMRQSSANDLQTNVEIDKGRGRVTIEAVDAAGNFQNFLNPKARLVPPSFKSQELALEQTGPGRYEASFDARDLGTYLLNIRTVRGDKTVSQIAGGVLPYSPEYAAVGSNTFLLSQIAEVSLGEEVTANEVFTRARRPARMPKDIWLPLLALAALLFPLDVAARRLLWDDWANRKTPRKAKSPSEPKPARDKNLEQLKRAKTAASTVNFDRTPQSESRPTPAQPAAPESSSPDEPDAMERLRRAKRRARGED from the coding sequence ATGAATTTCGGACTCTCCTTCACTAATCCTTGGGCACTTTTGCTCTTTGTGCCGTTTGCCGCCTTCTTCGTCTGGACGGCGCGGCAAACACTCGCCGATTTATCGTCACTGCGTGCGAAAGCATCGCTCGGCTTGCGGCTTTTCATTGCAGCGCTTTTGGTTCTGGCTCTGGCCGGTGCGCAACAGGTGCGCTTTAACCGCGATCTTGCGGTGATGTTTGTCCTTGACAACTCCGATTCGCTTTCGCCCGATGCTAAAACGCGCGCGCAGAACTTTATTGCGCAGAGTGTAAAAGGCAGCAAAGGCGGCGACCGCTGGGGCACCGTTGTTTTCGGGCGCGAAGCGCAAATCGAGCGCGCGCCTTCGGCGGGTAAAGAGATTGAGCCGGTTAAAAGCGTTGTCGCCGGAGAATTCACTGACATCGCCGCTGCAATGCGTTTGGCTTCGGCCTCGCTGCCCGACGGCTTCCGCAAGCGACTCGTTGTTCTCACCGACGGCAACGAAAACTTGGGCGACGCGCTCGCCGAAGCGCAAACGGCGGGCAACGCCGAAATCGCCGTCGATGTTGTGCCGATTTCTTCGATTGAACGGAGCGAAACGCTCATCGAGAAACTCACGGTTCCCGGCGAAGCCAAAATCGGTGAGCCTGTCGAAATCCGCGTCCTGGCACGTTCCACCTCCGACACATCCGGAACCGTGAAGCTATTCCGCGACGGCAAGTTCCTCGGCACGAAGAAAGTGCAACTGACGCGCGGCAAGAATGTTTTCGTTTTTCCGCAAAGCGTTGAAGAAAGCGGAAGTGCAACCTTTGAAGCACAACTGGAAACGCCACGCGGAACCGATACGCAAAGCGAAAACAATCGCGGATTAGGCTTTGTTTCGGTCGCGGGCAGACCGCGCGTCTTGCTTGTCGATAACGATCCGGCGCAAGGTCGTTTTTTGATTTCGGCCTTACAACGCGAAAAGGTAAACGTTGAAGCGCGCGGCGCGGGCGGCCTGCCACAGAATCTGCGCGAAATGCAGCCGTATGACGCGATTATTCTCAATAATGTCGCGGCATGGGAAATGAGCGCCGAACAAATGCTGGCGCTACAAAGCTACGTGCGCGATTTCGGCTGTGGTCTGGTGATGGTTGGTGGCGAGAATTCGTTTGGGCCGGGCGGCTACCGCTCGACGCCAGTAGAGGCGAGCCTGCCGGTTACGATGGACATTCGCAACCGGCAATATATTCCCGGCGGCGCGGTTGCCCTCGTCATGCACAGTCTGGAATTTCCTCAGGGCAACGATTGGGCGAAAAGCGTGTGTTCGGAAGTCACGCGGCAACTGGGCGACGAAGATTATTCGGGACTCATTGTTTATGGCTTCGCGCCGACCTGGGTTTACCCGATGCTCAAAACCGGCAATCACCGCAACGAGATGCTGGCGAAAATTCGTGGCATCAACCCCGGCGATATGCCCGATTTCGATGCGGCGCTGCGGCTCGGTTACAGCGGCCTGATTAAAACGCCGGCGTATCTCAAGCACATCATTATTCTTTCGGATGGCGACCCTTCGCCGCCTGCACCTGCCCTCACGAATCAACTCAACGCGGCGCGCATCACGGTTTCGACGGTGGTTATTAATCCGCACGACAATTCGGGCAACGTGAATATGTACAACATCGCCAAAGCGCACGGCGGTCGTTTCTATCGCGTGACGAACCCGAAGCAGATTCCGAAAATCTTCCTCAAAGAAGCCGCGACAGTCCAACGCAGCGCAATTATCGAAGGCGCGTTTACGCCGCGAGTACAGTCGAATTCGACCGTCCTCAAAGGCATCGACGGCTTGCCGCAGTTGCTCGGATATGTCGGCACCAGCCCGCGCCCGCCATCGCAGGGCGCGCGCGTCATTTTAAGCAGCGCTGATGGCGACCCGATTCTGGCGACGCGCCAATATGGTTTGGGCAAAAGCGTGGCGTTCACTTCCGATGCGCGTCAGCGTTGGGCCGCGCCGTGGCTTCCGTGGAGCGGTTATTCCAAATTCTGGGCGCAAACCGTTCGTTGGAGCATGAGGCAAAGCAGCGCCAACGATTTACAAACGAACGTTGAAATCGATAAGGGCCGTGGCCGCGTCACGATTGAAGCCGTCGATGCCGCCGGAAACTTTCAGAACTTCCTCAACCCGAAAGCGCGCCTCGTGCCGCCGAGTTTCAAAAGCCAGGAATTGGCGCTTGAACAAACCGGGCCGGGCCGCTACGAAGCCTCATTCGATGCGCGCGATTTAGGCACGTACTTGTTAAATATTCGCACCGTTCGCGGCGATAAAACCGTGTCGCAAATCGCGGGCGGCGTGTTGCCCTACTCGCCCGAATACGCAGCCGTGGGCAGCAACACATTTCTTCTTTCGCAAATCGCCGAGGTTTCTCTCGGCGAAGAAGTGACAGCAAACGAAGTGTTCACCCGCGCGCGCCGTCCGGCACGAATGCCGAAAGACATCTGGCTGCCGCTGCTGGCTCTCGCGGCCCTCCTGTTTCCGCTCGATGTGGCTGCGCGCCGATTGTTGTGGGACGATTGGGCGAATCGCAAAACACCGCGCAAAGCGAAAAGTCCCTCAGAACCGAAACCCGCGCGCGATAAAAACCTCGAACAGCTCAAGCGTGCAAAAACAGCCGCAAGTACGGTCAATTTCGACCGTACTCCACAAAGCGAGTCACGGCCCACGCCTGCGCAGCCAGCGGCTCCAGAGAGTTCCTCACCCGACGAACCAGATGCAATGGAGCGTTTACGGCGCGCCAAGCGTCGCGCACGCGGCGAGGATTAA
- a CDS encoding type II secretion system F family protein — protein MSNEIQQFTRDFAARVDGGESIVSALASLANAENNAVLHHALNDVNRDVQSGATLSAALRAHPALWPESYCQHIREGEASDLRAALHSLAQ, from the coding sequence ATGTCGAACGAAATTCAGCAGTTCACCCGCGATTTTGCAGCCCGCGTTGATGGCGGCGAATCGATTGTGAGCGCCCTCGCATCACTGGCGAATGCCGAGAACAACGCTGTCCTGCACCACGCATTAAACGATGTGAACCGCGATGTGCAGTCGGGCGCGACGCTTTCTGCCGCGCTCCGCGCGCATCCGGCATTGTGGCCTGAAAGTTATTGCCAGCACATCCGCGAAGGCGAAGCCTCCGATTTACGCGCGGCTCTACACAGCCTCGCACAATAA